From Camelus dromedarius isolate mCamDro1 chromosome 12, mCamDro1.pat, whole genome shotgun sequence, the proteins below share one genomic window:
- the MPEG1 gene encoding macrophage-expressed gene 1 protein translates to MNRFRGAVLLWAVAAWAKMDMPLEVTDEAGFQKCKNALKLPVLGVLPGGGWDNLRNVDMGRVMGLTYTHCRTTEDGQYIIPDEIFTIPQKQSNLEMNSKILESWVNYQSSTSYSINSELSLFSKVSGKFSPEFQRMKTLQVKDQAVTTQVQVRNLVYTVKINPDAELSLGFKKELMDISDCLENNQTRMATYLAELLVLNYGTHVITSVDAGAALIQEDHIRSSFLQDSQSSHSAVTASAGITFLNIVNFKFEENYTSQNAFTKNYLSNRTNSRVQSIGGLPFYPGITLQTWQQGITNHLVAVDHAGLPLYFFINPDMLPHLPGPLVRKLSKTVETAVRRYYAFNTYPGCTDLNSPNFNFQANTDDGSCEGKMTNFSFGGVYQECTQLSGNEVVSLCQNLEQKNPLTGDFSCPSGYSPIQLLSQIHEEGYNHLECPRKCTFLIFCKTVCEDVFQVAKAEFRAFWCVARGQVAENSGLLFGGLYSGKSINPLTNAQSCPAGYFPLRLFENLKVCASQDYEIGYRFSVPFGGFFSCTVGNPLVDSAVTGDLRAPSLKKCPGGFSQHLALISDGCQVSYCIKAGLFTGGSLPPARLPPYCRPPLMSQVATNTVIVTNSETARSWIKDSQTHLWRLGEPLELRRAMKTIHGDGSGLSGGAAAGITLGVMAILVAVMVLAIFGIRKYRKRGYLTLQDERQSFVPGTTVAGDTCDQEQEQSPA, encoded by the coding sequence ATGAACCGCTTCAGGGGTGCTGTCCTTCTCTGGGCAGTGGCAGCATGGGCGAAAATGGACATGCCTCTGGAAGTGACAGATGAGGCTGGCTTTCAAAAATGCAAGAATGCCTTAAAACTACCTGTTCTGGGAGTCTTACCTGGAGGCGGCTGGGATAATCTGCGGAATGTGGACATGGGACGGGTGATGGGCTTGACCTACACTCACTGCCGGACCACAGAAGACGGACAGTACATCATCCCGGATGAAATCTTTACCATTCCCCAGAAGCAGAGCAACCTGGAGATGAACTCAAAAATCCTGGAGTCCTGGGTGAATTACCAGAGCAGCACCTCCTACTCCATCAACTCGGAGCTGTCTCTTTTTTCCAAAGTCAGCGGCAAGTTCTCCCCTGAGTTCCAGAGGATGAAGACCCTTCAGGTGAAGGACCAAGCTGTAACTACCCAGGTTCAAGTAAGAAACCTGGTCTACACAGTCAAAATCAACCCAGATGCAGAACTAAGCTTGGGATTTAAGAAGGAGCTCATGGACATTTCTGATTGTCTGGAGAACAACCAGACGCGGATGGCCACCTACCTGGCAGAACTCCTGGTCCTCAACTATGGTACCCATGTCATCACCAGCGTGGATGCCGGAGCTGCTCTCATCCAAGAGGACCACATCAGATCCTCCTTCCTCCAGGACAGCCAGAGCAGCCACAGTGCTGTGACCGCATCTGCTGGAATCACTTTCCTAAACATTGTGAACTTCAAATTTGAGGAGAACTACACCTCGCAGAATGCCTTCACCAAGAACTACCTCTCAAACAGGACCAACTCCAGGGTGCAAAGCATCGGAGGGCTTCCCTTTTACCCAGGCATCACCCTCCAGACCTGGCAGCAGGGCATCACCAACCACCTGGTGGCCGTAGACCACGCCGGCCTGCCTCTGTATTTCTTCATCAACCCTGACATGCTGCCTCACTTGCCGGGGCCCTTGGTGAGAAAGTTGTCTAAGACGGTGGAAACTGCTGTGAGACGCTATTATGCATTTAACACCTACCCTGGTTGCACGGATCTCAACTCGCCCAACTTCAATTTCCAGGCTAACACTGATGATGGCTCTTGCGAGGGGAAAATGACCAATTTCTCCTTTGGCGGAGTTTATCAGGAATGCACTCAGCTCTCAGGGAATGAGGTTGTCTCACTCTGCCAAAACTTGGAGCAGAAGAACCCACTCACGGGCGATTTCTCCTGCCCCTCCGGCTACTCCCCAATCCAACTGCTATCCCAGATCCACGAGGAGGGTTATAACCACCTGGAGTGTCCACGGAAGTGCACCTTCCTCATCTTCTGCAAGACGGTGTGTGAAGATGTGTTCCAAGTGGCGAAGGCTGAATTTAGGGCGTTTTGGTGTGTGGCCAGAGGCCAAGTAGCAGAAAACTCAGGACTACTTTTTGGGGGCCTCTACAGTGGGAAGAGCATAAACCCTTTGACCAATGCACAGTCCTGCCCGGCTGGCTATTTTCCATTGAGACTTTTTGAAAACCTCAAGGTATGTGCTTCTCAGGACTATGAGATTGGATACAGGTTTTCAGTCCCCTTTGGTGGGTTCTTTAGCTGTACCGTTGGGAATCCCTTGGTGGATTCTGCTGTAACTGGAGATTTACGGGCaccttccttaaaaaaatgtcCCGGGGGTTTCAGTCAGCACCTAGCCCTCATCAGCGATGGATGCCAAGTGTCTTACTGCATCAAGGCCGGGCTTTTTACGGGAGGGTCTCTGCCCCCTGCCAGGCTCCCACCTTACTGCCGGCCACCCCTCATGAGTCAGGTGGCCACCAACACGGTCATAGTGACCAATAGTGAGACTGCGAGATCCTGGATTAAAGATTCTCAGACCCACCTGTGGAGGCTGGGAGAGCCGCTCGAGCTTCGCAGGGCCATGAAGACCATCCACGGGGATGGCAGTGGCCTGTCAGGAGGAGCAGCAGCCGGGATCACCCTGGGGGTCATGGCCATCCTGGTAGCTGTCATGGTCCTGGCCATTTTTGGCATCCGGAAGTACAGGAAGAGGGGCTACCTCACTTTGCAGGATGAGAGGCAGAGTTTTGTCCCAGGCACCACAGTGGCTGGAGACACCTGTGACCAAGAGCAGGAGCAGAGCCCAGCCTAG